In a single window of the Micromonospora sp. WMMD1155 genome:
- a CDS encoding C4-type zinc ribbon domain-containing protein — protein sequence MKADPQVQRRLLDLQAIDTNLAQLAHRRRSLPERAELEALARELSALEDERVRAQVAVDDLDRDIARMEKDVEQVRARKEKDENRLAAGTGPARELEALQHELVSLNRRQSDLEDAELELMEQRETAQGVLDGVEQRLADARDKRAATEQRRDEAMAEIAKEEEFKRGARQPLAADLPADLVKLYDKIREDTGLGAALLTAGRCGGCRLELSGADLARIRGAAPDDVVRCEDCRRIMVRTNESGL from the coding sequence GTGAAGGCTGACCCTCAGGTGCAGCGCCGCCTGCTCGACCTCCAGGCGATCGACACCAACCTCGCCCAGCTCGCCCACCGTCGGCGGTCGCTGCCCGAGCGGGCCGAGTTGGAGGCGCTGGCCCGGGAGTTGTCGGCGTTGGAGGACGAGCGGGTCCGCGCCCAGGTGGCCGTCGACGACCTGGACCGGGACATCGCCCGGATGGAGAAGGACGTCGAGCAGGTCCGGGCCCGTAAGGAGAAGGACGAGAACCGGCTGGCCGCCGGCACCGGTCCGGCCCGCGAGTTGGAGGCGCTCCAGCACGAGCTGGTCTCGCTGAACCGGCGGCAGAGCGACCTGGAGGACGCCGAGCTGGAGCTGATGGAGCAGCGGGAGACCGCGCAGGGCGTCCTCGACGGGGTGGAGCAGCGGTTGGCCGACGCCCGCGACAAGCGGGCCGCCACCGAGCAGCGCCGCGACGAGGCGATGGCCGAGATCGCCAAGGAGGAGGAGTTCAAGCGCGGGGCCCGTCAGCCGCTCGCCGCCGACCTTCCTGCCGACCTGGTCAAGCTCTACGACAAGATCCGCGAGGACACCGGGCTGGGCGCCGCGCTGCTCACCGCCGGGCGCTGCGGCGGGTGCCGGTTGGAGCTGTCCGGCGCCGACCTGGCCCGGATCCGCGGGGCCGCCCCGGACGACGTGGTCCGCTGCGAGGACTGCCGACGGATCATGGTCCGCACCAACGAGTCGGGTCTGTAG
- a CDS encoding MarR family transcriptional regulator — MSDDHEITLGHIETEVALLMRFGEATRRATGTAEHRVLDRAAYVILRHLDNAGPQNVSALAAQLNLDGSTVTRQVSALQRDGLITRTPDPSDGRGTVISATTAGLQRMAAVRSARTRLYGDMLADWSPEDRETLARLLGRLNQALVNRNRRR; from the coding sequence ATGAGCGACGACCACGAGATCACCCTGGGGCACATCGAGACCGAGGTGGCCCTGCTGATGCGCTTCGGTGAGGCCACCCGGCGGGCCACCGGCACCGCCGAGCACCGGGTGCTCGACCGGGCGGCGTACGTGATCCTGCGGCACCTGGACAACGCCGGCCCGCAGAACGTCTCCGCGCTCGCCGCCCAACTCAACCTGGACGGCTCGACAGTGACCCGGCAGGTGTCCGCGCTCCAACGGGACGGCCTGATCACCCGTACCCCGGACCCGTCCGACGGCCGAGGCACCGTCATCTCCGCCACCACCGCGGGGCTGCAACGGATGGCGGCGGTGCGGTCCGCGCGAACCCGGCTCTACGGCGACATGCTGGCCGACTGGAGCCCCGAGGACCGGGAAACCCTGGCGCGGTTGCTGGGTCGCCTCAACCAGGCCCTGGTGAACCGCAACCGCCGCCGCTGA
- a CDS encoding sodium:solute symporter — MWRDHLTEIIVFTLLFLLVSAMGFVAARWRAPKDMAHLDEWGLGGRSFGGWITWFLVGGDLYTAYTFVAVPALMFGAGAAGFFAVPYTIVIYPLVFLVLVRLWSVSHRHGFVTPADFVRKRFDSPVLALLIAITGIVATMPYIALQLVGIEAVLKTMGVTGDNALARHLPIIIAFAILAAYTYQSGLRAPALIAFVKDSLIYIVILVAVIYLPYKLGGWGDIFAAADAKFDASPNPNDGILLNGNNQLQYVTLAFGSALALFLYPHSITGVLASRNRDVIKRNMSALPAYSLLLGLIALLGYMAIAAGVKPLPGNSAGSVDNNTVVPLLFDQQFPDWFAGVAYAAIGIGALVPAAIMSIAAANLFTRNIYKEYLKRDASPAQEANVSKITSLVVKVGAVACIVFLDPQFSIDLQLIGGVIILQTLPAVALGLYTRWFHRAGLITGWVVGMGLGMWMLYQVASPTRKHFGGSAFPLSEFGFDTTKTIYVGIVAVAVNLAVAALVTLAVRAAKVAEGVDGTESDDYFADEGDPRVTPGTDRDADSAREPVA, encoded by the coding sequence ATGTGGCGGGATCACCTCACCGAGATCATCGTCTTCACGCTGCTGTTCCTCCTGGTCAGCGCGATGGGTTTCGTGGCCGCCCGCTGGCGGGCCCCGAAGGACATGGCGCACCTGGACGAGTGGGGCCTGGGCGGGCGCAGCTTCGGCGGCTGGATCACCTGGTTCCTGGTCGGCGGCGACCTCTACACCGCGTACACCTTCGTGGCGGTGCCGGCCCTGATGTTCGGCGCGGGGGCGGCCGGGTTCTTCGCCGTGCCGTACACCATCGTGATCTATCCGTTGGTGTTCCTGGTGCTGGTCCGGCTCTGGTCGGTGTCGCACCGGCACGGGTTCGTCACGCCTGCCGACTTCGTCCGTAAGCGCTTCGACTCGCCGGTGCTGGCGCTGCTGATCGCGATCACCGGCATCGTGGCCACCATGCCGTACATCGCGTTGCAGCTGGTCGGCATCGAGGCGGTGCTCAAGACGATGGGGGTCACCGGCGACAACGCGCTGGCCCGGCACCTGCCGATCATCATCGCGTTCGCGATCCTGGCCGCGTACACGTACCAGTCGGGTCTGCGCGCACCGGCGCTCATCGCGTTCGTCAAGGACAGCCTGATCTACATCGTCATCCTGGTGGCGGTCATCTACCTGCCGTACAAGCTGGGCGGTTGGGGGGACATCTTCGCCGCCGCGGACGCGAAGTTCGACGCCTCGCCCAACCCGAACGACGGCATCCTGCTCAACGGCAACAACCAACTCCAGTACGTCACGTTGGCGTTCGGCTCGGCGTTGGCGCTCTTCCTCTACCCGCACAGCATCACCGGTGTGCTGGCCAGCCGGAACCGCGACGTGATCAAGCGGAACATGTCGGCGCTGCCCGCGTACAGCCTGCTGCTCGGGTTGATCGCCCTGCTCGGCTACATGGCCATCGCGGCCGGTGTGAAGCCGCTGCCGGGCAACTCGGCCGGGTCGGTGGACAACAACACGGTCGTGCCGTTGCTGTTCGACCAGCAGTTCCCGGACTGGTTCGCCGGTGTCGCGTACGCGGCGATCGGCATCGGCGCGCTGGTGCCGGCGGCGATCATGTCGATCGCGGCGGCGAACCTGTTCACCCGCAACATCTACAAGGAGTACCTGAAGCGGGACGCCTCACCGGCCCAGGAGGCCAACGTCTCGAAGATCACCTCGCTGGTGGTGAAGGTCGGCGCGGTGGCCTGCATCGTCTTCCTCGACCCGCAGTTCTCCATCGACCTCCAGCTGATCGGCGGCGTGATCATCCTCCAGACGCTGCCGGCGGTGGCGCTGGGCCTCTACACCAGGTGGTTCCACCGCGCCGGCCTGATCACCGGTTGGGTGGTCGGCATGGGGTTGGGCATGTGGATGCTCTACCAGGTGGCCAGCCCGACCCGGAAGCACTTCGGTGGCTCGGCGTTCCCGCTCTCGGAGTTCGGGTTCGACACCACCAAGACGATCTACGTCGGCATCGTGGCGGTGGCGGTCAACCTGGCCGTCGCCGCGCTGGTGACCCTCGCCGTACGGGCCGCGAAGGTGGCCGAGGGCGTCGACGGCACCGAATCGGACGACTACTTCGCCGACGAGGGCGACCCCCGGGTCACCCCCGGCACCGACCGCGACGCCGACTCGGCCCGCGAACCGGTCGCCTGA
- a CDS encoding Nif3-like dinuclear metal center hexameric protein encodes MVAELERRFPAAWAEEWDRVGLVLGEPSAPVRRVLCVVDVVPETVAEALAADVDMIVSHHPLLLRGVSSVAPTTFKGRIIHDLIRAGVALYAAHTNADVAAPGVSDALAARFGLTGLRPLARPAPGSPAHGDDRGFGRVGELPQPMTLAELTRHAAAVLPVTSWGVRAAGDPRRMVRTLAVSGGSGDGFLGAATAAGVDAFLTADLRHHPAGEHLAADGPALLDAAHWATERPWLDDLAALLREAPGVETLVSDLDTDPWTVHAAAPVVDDKEPRP; translated from the coding sequence GTGGTGGCCGAGCTGGAACGGCGTTTCCCGGCGGCCTGGGCCGAGGAGTGGGACCGGGTGGGCCTGGTGCTCGGCGAGCCGTCCGCGCCGGTGCGCCGGGTGCTCTGTGTGGTCGACGTGGTGCCCGAGACGGTCGCCGAGGCGCTGGCCGCCGACGTGGACATGATCGTCTCGCACCACCCTCTGCTGCTGCGTGGCGTCTCGTCGGTCGCTCCGACGACCTTCAAGGGGCGGATCATCCACGACCTGATCCGGGCCGGTGTGGCGCTCTACGCGGCGCATACCAACGCCGACGTGGCCGCCCCCGGCGTCTCCGACGCCCTCGCCGCCCGGTTCGGGCTGACCGGGCTGCGCCCGCTGGCGCGTCCCGCGCCCGGCTCGCCCGCCCACGGCGACGACCGGGGCTTCGGCCGGGTCGGCGAGCTGCCCCAGCCGATGACCCTCGCCGAGCTGACCCGGCACGCCGCCGCCGTGCTTCCCGTCACGTCCTGGGGAGTTCGCGCTGCGGGCGATCCCCGGCGTATGGTTCGTACCCTCGCCGTCAGCGGCGGGTCGGGGGACGGTTTCCTCGGCGCCGCGACCGCCGCCGGGGTGGACGCCTTCCTCACCGCCGACCTGCGGCACCACCCGGCCGGCGAGCACCTCGCCGCCGATGGTCCCGCCCTGCTCGACGCCGCCCACTGGGCGACCGAACGACCGTGGCTGGACGACCTGGCCGCCCTCCTCCGGGAGGCGCCGGGCGTCGAGACGCTGGTGTCCGACCTGGATACCGACCCGTGGACAGTGCACGCCGCCGCACCCGTTGTGGACGACAAGGAGCCCCGACCGTGA
- a CDS encoding MFS transporter, producing the protein MDRRSEPNRSAIYATTLVAFLAIAGIAVVDPILPAIGDAIGVTAWQVELLFTAYIAVMAVGMIPATLASGRFGFKPVLITGVSVVGVAAILASFSDTIVQLSVLRGVWGLGNAMFFATAMVVLVNLAVDREWVVGLFETALGLGFAVGPLIGGLLGEVTWRLPFFVCGVFMVLALGVASRKLREPANRQPPVRVGQIFATFRRPAFIALCAVTAAYNFVFFVVLGYTPLFLKLDIIPLGLAFTGWGLGLAAGILVIGHRLAHRIGAVQTVGVAIAGLLVCMVLFATSTGTAESLVVLVLAGLCMGMANANLTDLALGLGSTDRRVATGAFNLVRWGAAAPAPIISGKLAEHSPALPFWVGLGVLAVGVLVYLAFAHVMAAGYGERVLWSRWNRAAAGAENTAEEPVGEAY; encoded by the coding sequence GTGGATCGGCGTTCCGAACCGAACCGCAGTGCCATCTACGCCACCACACTGGTGGCCTTCCTCGCCATCGCCGGCATCGCCGTCGTCGACCCGATCCTGCCCGCCATCGGCGACGCGATCGGCGTCACCGCCTGGCAGGTCGAGTTGCTGTTCACCGCGTACATCGCGGTCATGGCCGTCGGCATGATCCCGGCGACGCTGGCCAGCGGCCGGTTCGGCTTCAAGCCGGTGCTCATCACGGGTGTCTCGGTGGTCGGCGTCGCCGCGATCCTCGCCTCGTTCAGCGACACCATCGTGCAGCTCTCCGTGCTGCGTGGCGTCTGGGGGCTGGGCAACGCGATGTTCTTCGCCACCGCCATGGTGGTGCTGGTCAACCTGGCCGTCGACCGGGAGTGGGTGGTCGGCCTCTTCGAGACCGCCCTCGGACTCGGCTTCGCCGTCGGCCCACTCATCGGCGGCCTGCTCGGCGAGGTCACCTGGCGGCTGCCGTTCTTCGTCTGCGGCGTCTTCATGGTCCTCGCCCTCGGCGTGGCCTCCCGCAAGCTCCGCGAACCCGCCAACCGGCAGCCCCCGGTACGCGTCGGCCAGATCTTCGCCACCTTCCGCCGGCCGGCGTTCATCGCCCTCTGTGCGGTGACCGCCGCGTACAACTTCGTGTTCTTCGTGGTCCTCGGCTACACGCCGCTCTTCCTCAAGCTGGACATCATCCCGCTGGGGCTGGCCTTCACCGGCTGGGGTCTCGGTCTGGCCGCCGGCATCCTGGTGATCGGCCACCGGCTGGCCCACCGCATCGGCGCCGTGCAGACCGTCGGCGTGGCCATCGCCGGGCTGCTGGTCTGCATGGTCCTCTTCGCCACCTCCACCGGCACCGCCGAGTCGCTCGTCGTGCTGGTGCTCGCCGGACTCTGCATGGGGATGGCCAACGCCAACCTCACCGACCTGGCCCTCGGGCTCGGCTCCACCGACCGGCGGGTCGCCACCGGCGCGTTCAACCTGGTCCGCTGGGGTGCCGCCGCACCGGCACCGATCATCTCCGGCAAGCTCGCCGAACACTCGCCGGCCCTGCCGTTCTGGGTCGGCCTCGGGGTGCTCGCCGTCGGTGTCCTCGTCTACCTGGCCTTCGCGCACGTGATGGCCGCCGGCTACGGCGAGCGGGTCCTCTGGTCCCGCTGGAACCGCGCCGCCGCCGGTGCCGAGAACACCGCCGAAGAGCCGGTAGGCGAGGCCTACTGA
- a CDS encoding helix-turn-helix domain-containing protein — MDELPIGRRVAYWRGRRKMSQQVFADRLGKSKSWVDKVERGVRRLDKFSVLYEIADILQVDVQLLMGKDPERRTDALNCIDQIEVQEIRAALERYDSMSAYFDAAPSPPPLDDMRKAVNHAWLTYQYGRYGMLTRALPKLLRDAQAADAAYGGDRGVEAAHLLGQVYQIASSVLRKLGECELAWLAADRSMAVAQRADDPLLAGIATTRVCNALVAMGRARPALELNVQIANRLAPGGGNDVSPARLSVYGMLLLQGAMAASRIGDTASVDDLINCAQEAATLLGGDHNHYWTSFGPTNVELHRAAAAVELGDGGRAVEVHRLRIAEPAFNALLPERRAHHLLDIARGYAQMGDVANAGEMLLLGDRLAPSEIRCRPIAHEVMSDILRRTRGAPPSPVAELAEHMGVGV, encoded by the coding sequence ATGGACGAGCTACCCATAGGACGGCGGGTCGCCTACTGGCGCGGACGGCGCAAGATGTCGCAGCAGGTCTTCGCGGACCGGCTGGGCAAGTCGAAGAGCTGGGTGGACAAGGTCGAACGCGGCGTCCGCCGGTTGGATAAGTTCTCCGTCCTCTACGAGATCGCCGACATCCTCCAGGTGGACGTCCAACTCCTCATGGGCAAGGACCCGGAGCGCCGCACCGACGCGTTGAACTGCATCGACCAGATCGAGGTGCAGGAGATCCGGGCGGCGCTGGAGCGTTACGACTCGATGAGCGCCTACTTCGACGCGGCGCCCTCGCCGCCGCCGCTGGACGACATGCGCAAGGCCGTCAACCACGCCTGGCTCACCTACCAGTACGGCCGCTACGGGATGCTCACCCGGGCGCTGCCCAAGCTGCTGCGCGACGCCCAGGCGGCCGACGCCGCGTACGGCGGGGACCGGGGCGTCGAGGCGGCGCACCTGCTCGGGCAGGTCTACCAGATCGCCTCGTCGGTGCTGCGTAAACTCGGCGAGTGCGAGCTCGCCTGGCTGGCCGCCGACCGGTCGATGGCGGTGGCCCAGCGGGCCGACGACCCGCTGCTGGCCGGGATCGCCACCACCCGGGTCTGCAACGCGCTGGTCGCGATGGGTCGGGCCCGGCCCGCGTTGGAGCTGAACGTCCAGATCGCCAACCGGCTGGCCCCGGGTGGCGGCAACGATGTCTCCCCGGCCCGGCTCTCCGTCTACGGGATGCTGCTGCTCCAGGGTGCGATGGCCGCCTCGCGGATCGGCGACACGGCGAGCGTCGACGACCTCATCAACTGTGCGCAGGAGGCCGCCACCCTGCTCGGCGGCGACCACAACCACTACTGGACGTCCTTCGGTCCGACCAATGTCGAGTTGCACCGGGCCGCCGCCGCCGTCGAGTTGGGCGACGGTGGTCGGGCCGTGGAGGTGCACCGGCTCCGCATCGCGGAGCCCGCCTTCAACGCCCTGCTGCCCGAACGCCGCGCCCACCACCTGCTCGACATCGCCCGTGGCTACGCCCAGATGGGCGACGTGGCCAACGCCGGCGAGATGCTGCTGCTCGGCGACCGGCTCGCCCCGTCGGAGATCCGCTGCCGGCCGATCGCGCACGAGGTGATGTCGGACATCCTTCGTCGCACACGTGGTGCGCCGCCTTCTCCGGTAGCGGAGTTGGCTGAGCACATGGGAGTAGGGGTATGA
- a CDS encoding bifunctional DNA primase/polymerase has protein sequence MAHMWGNVGPRVVELSPLERVRLRRVAMRYAAHGWQVTPGACLARSRFVCGRAGCPTVGCHPALENWELAASADPARVATWWRSRPHGVLLPTGRAFDVLEVPTHLGRLVLDAVRIHPAGTGVRGPVLATPTGRWMFLVRPGDPLRPELEHCFHVVRHGPGSWIPAPPTRLPEGTVRWAVAPEQARWRLPDSYLVQNTLIGALRATGVTLTPDLVPGHLPLPRRGM, from the coding sequence ATGGCACACATGTGGGGGAATGTCGGACCGCGCGTCGTCGAACTGTCGCCGCTGGAACGCGTCCGGCTGCGCCGGGTCGCCATGCGGTACGCCGCACACGGCTGGCAGGTCACCCCGGGGGCCTGTCTGGCCCGCAGTCGCTTCGTCTGCGGCCGGGCCGGCTGTCCCACGGTGGGCTGCCACCCCGCCCTGGAGAACTGGGAACTGGCCGCCAGCGCCGACCCGGCCCGGGTGGCGACCTGGTGGCGCAGCCGCCCGCACGGGGTGCTGCTGCCCACCGGCCGGGCCTTCGACGTGTTGGAGGTGCCCACCCACCTCGGACGGCTCGTGCTCGACGCGGTGCGGATCCACCCGGCCGGCACCGGCGTACGCGGACCGGTGCTGGCCACGCCCACCGGGCGGTGGATGTTCCTGGTCCGCCCCGGCGACCCGCTGCGGCCGGAGTTGGAGCACTGCTTCCACGTGGTCCGGCACGGACCGGGCTCGTGGATCCCCGCACCACCCACCCGGCTGCCCGAGGGGACGGTCCGCTGGGCGGTCGCCCCCGAGCAGGCCCGCTGGCGACTTCCGGATTCGTACCTCGTGCAGAACACGTTGATCGGGGCGCTACGCGCCACCGGGGTGACGCTCACCCCCGACCTGGTGCCCGGTCACCTGCCGCTGCCCCGACGAGGAATGTGA
- a CDS encoding DUF3311 domain-containing protein, producing the protein MAAPEPEAPTTAPTRAKDHSPWNWLLFIPIVVPLVPAFFNADSPRVFGFPRFYWLQLAFILLGVGTTTLVYQMTKKRGGR; encoded by the coding sequence ATGGCTGCACCGGAACCGGAGGCGCCCACCACGGCGCCGACCAGGGCGAAGGACCACAGCCCCTGGAACTGGTTGCTCTTCATTCCCATCGTGGTGCCGCTGGTCCCGGCCTTCTTCAACGCCGACTCGCCCCGGGTCTTCGGGTTTCCGCGCTTCTACTGGCTGCAACTGGCGTTCATCCTGCTCGGCGTCGGCACCACGACGCTGGTGTACCAAATGACCAAGAAGCGTGGAGGTCGCTGA
- a CDS encoding sulfite exporter TauE/SafE family protein, protein MDLSHAALLLAAGLAAGTVNAVAGGGSLITFPAMLAVGLPPVPANVSNSVAVFPGYVASVAGSRQDLPRPRALATLVPTTIVGTILGALLLLATPARAFELVVPFLVLGATAVLAFQDPLRRLVGHPRDLSPRQRTVAVQTMVALGAVYGGYFGAALGVMLVAGLALVLDATLARVSAIKNLLSAVVGLTTLVIFALFGPLNWAAVAVVAPATLIGGYAGARLVRRLPPVVLKTMIVVFGTTIGLYLLYRALA, encoded by the coding sequence ATGGATCTCTCCCACGCCGCGCTGCTGCTCGCCGCCGGTCTCGCCGCTGGCACTGTCAACGCGGTGGCCGGTGGGGGCTCGTTGATCACCTTTCCGGCGATGCTCGCGGTCGGGTTGCCCCCGGTGCCGGCGAACGTCAGCAACTCCGTCGCCGTCTTCCCCGGGTACGTGGCCAGCGTGGCGGGCAGCCGGCAGGACCTGCCACGCCCCCGTGCCCTGGCCACGCTGGTGCCGACCACGATCGTCGGCACGATCCTCGGGGCGTTGCTGCTGCTGGCCACCCCGGCCCGCGCGTTCGAGCTGGTCGTACCCTTTCTGGTTCTCGGCGCGACAGCGGTCCTGGCCTTCCAGGACCCGCTGCGCCGCCTGGTCGGTCACCCCCGGGACCTGTCGCCACGCCAGCGGACGGTCGCGGTGCAGACGATGGTCGCGCTCGGCGCGGTGTACGGCGGGTACTTCGGCGCGGCCCTGGGGGTGATGCTGGTCGCCGGGTTGGCCCTGGTGCTGGACGCGACCCTGGCGCGGGTGAGCGCGATCAAGAATCTGCTCTCGGCCGTGGTCGGGTTGACCACGCTCGTGATTTTCGCCCTGTTCGGCCCGCTGAACTGGGCGGCGGTCGCGGTGGTCGCGCCCGCCACCCTCATCGGGGGGTACGCGGGTGCCCGGCTCGTCCGTCGGCTGCCGCCGGTGGTGCTCAAGACGATGATCGTGGTGTTCGGTACGACGATCGGCCTCTACCTGCTCTACCGCGCCCTGGCCTGA
- a CDS encoding bifunctional RNase H/acid phosphatase translates to MAPRVVTVEADGGSRGNPGPAGYGAVVRDPETGEVLAERSESLGTATNNVAEYQGLIAGLTAAAEVGASEVDVRMDSKLVVEQMCGRWQIKHPGLRPLAAQAAGLVGRFAAVRFAWIPRDQNRHADALANAAMDAAAGRPTSTGAAAPAVGSDPATAPAVGSDPATAPASWEPRPTFTATRLILVRHGETEYTEQRRYSGRGDVPLSEKGRAQVRETATRVAALAPTVAAVLSSPLSRCTATAAAIAAALGDVPVRTEDDLIECDFGQWEGRTFAEVREGWPGEMDAWLASPRVAPPGGESFTHVAERAQRVVAGLLTAYPGETVVLVSHVSPIKLVLRDALAAGDGFLHRLFLDAAGISVLDMWPDGGVAVRTVNDTSHLAGL, encoded by the coding sequence GTGGCGCCGCGCGTCGTCACCGTCGAGGCCGACGGCGGGTCCCGGGGCAATCCCGGCCCCGCCGGCTACGGCGCGGTGGTCCGTGACCCGGAGACCGGCGAGGTGCTCGCCGAGCGCTCCGAGTCGCTCGGCACGGCGACCAACAACGTCGCCGAGTACCAGGGGTTGATCGCCGGGCTGACCGCCGCCGCCGAGGTGGGCGCCAGCGAGGTGGACGTCCGGATGGACTCCAAGCTGGTGGTCGAGCAGATGTGCGGCCGGTGGCAGATCAAGCACCCCGGCCTGCGACCCCTCGCCGCCCAGGCGGCCGGGCTGGTCGGCCGCTTCGCCGCGGTCCGGTTCGCCTGGATTCCCCGGGACCAGAACCGGCACGCCGACGCGCTCGCCAACGCCGCCATGGACGCCGCCGCCGGCCGACCCACGTCGACCGGCGCCGCCGCCCCGGCGGTCGGCAGTGACCCGGCGACCGCCCCAGCGGTCGGCAGTGACCCGGCGACCGCCCCGGCGTCCTGGGAGCCCCGGCCGACCTTCACCGCCACCCGGCTGATCCTGGTCCGGCACGGCGAGACCGAGTACACCGAGCAGCGCCGCTACTCCGGGCGCGGCGACGTGCCGCTGTCCGAGAAGGGCCGGGCCCAGGTCCGCGAAACCGCCACGAGGGTGGCCGCGCTGGCCCCGACCGTCGCGGCCGTGCTCAGCTCACCGCTGTCCCGGTGTACGGCCACCGCGGCGGCGATCGCCGCCGCGCTCGGTGACGTGCCGGTGCGTACCGAGGACGACCTGATCGAGTGCGACTTCGGCCAGTGGGAGGGGCGCACCTTCGCCGAGGTACGCGAGGGGTGGCCGGGGGAGATGGACGCCTGGCTCGCCTCACCCCGGGTCGCCCCGCCGGGCGGGGAGTCGTTCACCCACGTCGCCGAACGCGCCCAGCGCGTCGTGGCGGGGCTGCTCACCGCGTACCCCGGGGAGACCGTGGTGCTCGTCTCGCACGTCTCGCCGATCAAGCTGGTGCTGCGCGACGCCCTCGCCGCCGGCGACGGGTTCCTGCACCGACTCTTCCTGGACGCGGCCGGGATCTCGGTGCTCGACATGTGGCCCGACGGCGGCGTCGCCGTCCGCACCGTCAACGACACCTCCCACCTCGCCGGCCTCTGA
- a CDS encoding flavoprotein, whose product MAGSPRTSGHREVLYVIACGSPLARHVGLLVDLAQQDGWDVCVVTTPDGAKFVDQSALARQTGHPVRTHYKNPGDPDVLPPADAMIVCPATVNTVNKWAAGIADTLALGLLVEAQGKGIPIVAVPYTNVAMAAHPAFRAGVARLAEWGVTVLFGDHVVALHPPGTGEQHLSAFPWAKPLAALHTVAANAA is encoded by the coding sequence ATGGCCGGTTCACCGCGCACCAGCGGGCACCGTGAGGTGCTCTACGTCATCGCCTGCGGCTCACCGCTGGCACGGCACGTCGGCCTCCTGGTCGACCTCGCCCAACAGGATGGTTGGGACGTCTGCGTGGTCACCACGCCGGACGGCGCGAAGTTCGTCGACCAGTCGGCACTGGCCCGGCAGACCGGCCATCCGGTGCGGACGCACTACAAGAATCCGGGTGACCCGGACGTGCTGCCGCCCGCCGACGCCATGATCGTCTGCCCGGCCACCGTCAACACGGTCAACAAGTGGGCGGCGGGCATCGCCGACACCCTCGCGCTCGGCCTGCTGGTCGAGGCGCAGGGCAAGGGCATCCCGATCGTGGCGGTGCCGTACACCAACGTGGCGATGGCCGCCCACCCGGCGTTCCGGGCCGGGGTGGCGCGGCTGGCCGAGTGGGGTGTCACGGTGCTCTTCGGTGATCACGTCGTCGCGTTGCACCCGCCGGGCACGGGGGAGCAGCACCTGTCCGCCTTCCCGTGGGCGAAGCCCCTGGCGGCGTTGCACACCGTCGCCGCGAACGCCGCCTAG